TTTACATGCATGTACGTATCCCACCTTCCAAACGTTCCATATCACAGTATTTCCTTGTTCGACTGATAATAGCATGATGATATGATGATGTAAGTAAGGGCAAATAATGAGTGATGGTAATGGAACAAAGATACGCTGGACGGATACACCTTGTTAACTTTAAAAGTTGGGTCTCGCTAATTTGATATATTATAGCACCACTATCCTTCTGATTAAGGTTTCTTTTAATAATgggtgatttaattaaatgaaaaagaaataaatacgCAGTTACTGATCTTTAATCTGGCTATTTGGGAAACGCTGGGGAATGGGTTTTCAAATACACGTGTCAGAAAAGAAAATGAgacttatattttattttatttttctcttctctttctttttttcttcctttcttcTTTCGTGTTCTCCGTCTTCGAAGAGTCTTGTCTTCGTGTTCTCCGCAGGACGACGGTCTGTTCCTCACCGACGATCCCATCCTCCGCATCAATCTCATCGCCTTCTTCTGTAACTCTTCTCCGCATCAAAGGCATCGCCTTCTTCTGTAGCGTCTTCTCCAGAATCCCCTTTCTTCGTTCTTCTCTGATTGAGCTTCTACACGATGATCTCGAAGCTTATCAGTCGCGCTCGTCTCGAATCTCCAGGATGAGCCTCCGTCTACTTCTGACTCCGTTGATATTACGGCCAAGGAGGAGGTAGAGGAGATCGATGTTACAAACGGCGATGGGATTGATTCGATTGGACTCGTCTCTCTCGTTGAGGCTTTGGTTAACGAAGGGCTCTACAACGTCCACGTCTGTGCTCCTCAGACCTTCGGAGAATATGAGCAATGTCACCGCAGACCTCCCCTCCACCGCCGTCGCACTCCCCGGTTCTACAGCGAATGAGAGTTCACCTCCGACTGATCGTCCCGTCTGCGTCTACGCCGATGAGATCTACGATCTTTTCCACTTCGGTCACGCCCGATCTCTCTCGGACAGGCCAAGAAATCATTAGTAACCTCTTTATCTCCACTAGATAGCTTCTGGCTAATTCTGCATATCCCTGATTcgatttcttttttgtttttgtttgggtgATTGATCTGTGATCTCGATGAGAATTTGATCTGTTTTGATAATATTACTGCCAAATTTTGTGATGCGCAAAACATTGTGGTGTGTGATTTTGATAGGTCGGAGCTTCGTTTGTTGAGATTTTGCAATAGCTCTGATGTGCTTCTGTGtttgattttgtaattttgaaaaatagtttttgtGTTCTTTATGGTTTTGCCGTTGCTTTAGGTTTCCAAACACTTACCTTGTTGTGGGATGTTGCAACGATGAAACGACACATAAGTACAAAGGAAAGGAATGTGATGACTGCTGAAGAACGATATGAATCACTTCGGCATTGCAAGTAATGGCTTTTTCCTATCTTGTGTTGTTATAGTATAAGCAATGGATGACCATAAATACAGTGTTTGTGTTGATCATGTCAAAGTCACGTTGATGATGATCGATGGTTGATGATCAAAGTCATGCCATTAATTTTCAacttctaagttttttttttttaagaactcaTACTTAAGAAACTTGCAATGGAGGATAAAAAATTAAGTGTCTTTTAAGTAAAGTTCTTAACACATATTTATTACTAAACAATTGATTAAGAGAACCTTGTTTCTAAGAGCACCTTTATCCTAAAACTCCATAAGAGGACTCTTAATTGttttttagtaatatttaagGAGTAAAGgtgtttaagagattaagaTAAGAACTTTGACACTTTTATGTATCCATTGCAAGACTCTTATTTTgggttcttaaaaaataaattaatatttttgtattttaaattttttattaaataaaacatttaaaatattacattttaaacatggatttgtaaataaaaacatgaaaacaaagatTATTAAAATAACGATAATTATTCGAAAAAAGCATTCGAGATCAGTTGTTGTCGTCACCATGTCCAAATCTACGCCATATATGTTCGACCAAATCATCTTTtagttgttgatgcatttgcCTATTTCGAATTCTTGAACGAGCGTCCATCATATTTGTGATGTTTGAagggatatctgtagaatacgtgtAATCAACATGTGAATTCCCGTGGTCTTCTCCGtgttggaactctgaaacatcaactAGACTGTATCCGTCTCGTTCATCTtcaactatcatattatggagtatgatacatgctctcataatcttcccaattttgactttatcccaaaacaGCGCCGGATTTTTAATAATCGCAAAGCGCGCTTGCAAGACTctaaaagcacgctcgacatcttttcggatgGCTTCTTGccgttgagcaaataaaactgccTTCGGCCCTTGTGGCATagaaatagattggataaaagttgcccatttcggatatataccatcggtgagatagtaagccatatggaactctcttccattgacataGTAAGTGACATTCGGGGCTTTACcgtttattatgtcatcaaaaacgggAGAACggtcaagaacattgatatcatttaatgtacctggaggtccaaaaaatgcatgccatatccagagatcgtATGAAGCgaccgcctctaaaacgattgttggtttacccgaaccacgagaatattgccctttccaagcggtgggacaattcttccactcccagtgcatacaatcgatgcttcctatcatcccgggaaaccCACGACGCTCTCCCAcatcaagtagacgttgaagatcagccggtgttggATCACTTTGAATGGTAAACTCTTGAAAGgtttgatcaaaatgttgatcAAAGGCTTCATCAAATGCATCATCAAAAGCATCATCAAAAGCTTCATCTAAATTGttttcagaagaagaagccattttttgtgattaaagaGGTTTATAAACTAGtgataaaagagagaaaatagaaagaagaagaatttagtataaataaaattgaGTTTGAGAAAATAGAGAAAAGAAGAGTTTAAACGATGTTGCTTTGGTTTGGAGATAGAAGAGTTATATAGTGAGATGAATGCTATCGAGAGAGAAAGATGAGTTGATGAGAGTGATATAGAGAGTTGTTGCTTTCGTAACTCTCGTTGCTTTGTGATTAAAGATGAGATGATGAGTTTGTTTGGTTTACGTAGAGAGATATATAGAGATAGCAAGTCACATGATGCAAGATAACAAAACACATAAAACAAAAGTACAATTATAGAAGTCACATGATGCAAGAGAAGTCACATGATGCAAGAGTACAAAGATGCAAGAGTACAAACACACAAGAGTACATGATCCGTGACACAAAGCGTTGACACTACAagacacaccaacagactgacCTTGTCCGACACTACAAGACACTCAACAGACTGATCTGTCACGAGACACTCACTTTCTTCCCTTCCTCTTGTTACCATCATCCTTAGAGGATTGTCCTTTCTCTTGCTTGATTCCCGACTTCAACACTTTGAACTTCTCCTCTCTCAGCTTCATCTCTTCCTCCTGCATCCTTTCAAGCATCCTCCTAACCCCTGGTTCAATGTCATCTTCTGATTCCTCCACCCTAATGAAGTATCCCATATTACTCCTGTATTCTTCGCGTGATAACTCcacaatatcttcttcttcttcatctgataTATCCACCACTTCGACTGGATCTTCTTGTGGGAGAGGCGCAACATCATCATCTCTATCTTCTTCTGAGAGTGGCGGTATGATTCCTCTTGCTGAGAGGCCACAAACAATCCGCTTTCTTGGTTCCATTTGTGGCTGTGTGTCACTTGATCCCCTGAAAAGCATCACAGAACGTATTAGAACACATGTATTACATGAGCATCGTTGACAGAAGAACACAGatttacttatattaaaaacaacTTAAGCAAACAAGCAAACTACAAGCAAACAAGCAAACTACAAACAAACAAGCAAGCCACTTCTAAAAGATTACATTGATAAGATATCTTTAATGAGTTTCTCCTTAAGCGCCACTTCTAAATCAGTAAGCGGCTCTGTTTTTCCAAGGAGTTTGTCAAGCAGTTTCTTGTTGTCATGCTTCTCTTTTGCAGCTATGTCCTTCGCCTTTAACTCCCACATTTGCTGAAAATCTTGCAGATTCTTGCCTTCTTCTCCCACTGACCTTTTAGCCTTCGCCTTGGCTGCCTTCACACCAATAGGCCTCGCCGTTGCTTCATCCTCTCCATTGACACTGGGAATAGTTGCTGATGACTGAAAAGATTGGTCTTCCCCCACCCTCTTTCTCTTTGAACCAGAGCTTTGTTGACTACTTCCATAAGTCCCACACCATTTCTAATCATTCCTAAGCTCCCTCCACGCATGCTCCAATGAGAACTTGGCCTTGTGATCGTTGAGGAATATTTCGTGTGCAGCCTTCAAAACATCATCTTCTCTCTGTCCACTGGTCCTCTGTTTTGTAGCAGCATCGTATGACCCCACAAACTTGCAGACACCTTCATTTATCTTcccccacctctgcttacagtGGGTTTGCTCTCGCTTAGGCAAACCAACCACCTTGGGACTTGCATTATAATACGCCCCAATCCTCTTCCAAAAGGTTCCTGCCCTTTGCTCATTCCCAACTACGGGATCCTTAGAGGTGTTTAACCACACACTGATGAGGAACAAGTCTTCAGCTGTTGACCACTTGCACCTTTGCTTACGATCCTCACCAGTTTGTGTACGTGAAGCGGATCCTCCAGGGTCTGGAGTTGgtgaaaaactcagaaactgagtGGGGTTGTCATTGTGAAGCACTTGAGAGTTTAGTAAATGTAAAAAGCTAGAGGACTGGCTTTGTTGAGAATCCATACGGAGAAGAAGTTGAGAGAAAGATGAAGGAGATGttaagaaagagaaggaagaaagaGTGTTTATAGATGgcagagaaggaagagaagatGCATTCATGAGACCCAACAAACAAAAACGTGTTGACATTTATATTACACAGTTTCATCACATTAAGCCTTAATCAATTCTAGCTACCAATCACTTCAATTTATCACACAACCAAATCATTAATGACAGTCGATTCAATTCTAACCACAACCTAAACCAATTCTAGTTTGAAGAAGATTAACGCTAACCTTTTTATGCCGTGAACTCCGCAATTGTTTGAACCTTTGCTCTATGAACTTTGATCCTTCTATCTGTCAACTGAGAGACAAACATAAAAAGGTTTCACACCAACAGAAACACATaatcaaaatcgaaaaaaaatcaaagaacacAAACAGAGCAAGGATTGAAACTTTGATCCATCCGTaattgaaactaaaattaaaaccgAAGAACAAGCTGAACATATCCAGAGATCAAAGACATCAAATTTTTAACTCTAGGTGAAACAAACAGAACCAACAAACTACAATCATCAATCACATGCATAATGAAACAACAGAAGAACCGGTTTACCTTTCGATCTGAGGTGAAAGCTTCGATTTGAGCCACCGAGGGAAAGCTTGGAGGAGAAGTCCCACGGAGAGAGATAACcaacaaaatacatataaaaacaaaagatcAGACATAATCAAAGACATGCATATTCAAGAACACAACAACCGCTTACCTTTCGATTTCAAGAGAGACACCCAGAGAGAGCTCCGACGCGTCGAGGAGGACCACAGAGAGAGAGGTCGCCGAGAAGAGTCACCGGAGACGCCGCCGCCGATGAGAGACACCGAAGGAGACGCCACCGAGAAGAGTCACCGAAGGAGACGTCGAATCGCCTTTCGTCGAACAGAGctttcgagagagagagagagagagagagagagagagagagagagagagagagagagagagagagagagagttgatcGCGAGAGGCGCGTAACCGATTCCTCCATCCTCTCGTTTCGTGACACCTGTCACTAAGGGACGGGCTTTCCAGGCCTTGCGCAAGGGGCGAGTCTTGGGCTTCTGTCttttccttcattttttttaat
The window above is part of the Brassica napus cultivar Da-Ae chromosome C3, Da-Ae, whole genome shotgun sequence genome. Proteins encoded here:
- the LOC125583568 gene encoding putative nuclease HARBI1; translated protein: MASSSENNLDEAFDDAFDDAFDEAFDQHFDQTFQEFTIQSDPTPADLQRLLDVGERRGFPGMIGSIDCMHWEWKNCPTAWKGQYSRGSGKPTIVLEAVASYDLWIWHAFFGPPGTLNDINVLDRSPVFDDIINGKAPNVTYYVNGREFHMAYYLTDGIYPKWATFIQSISMPQGPKAVLFAQRQEAIRKDVERAFRVLQARFAIIKNPALFWDKVKIGKIMRACIILHNMIVEDERDGYSLVDVSEFQHGEDHGNSHVDYTYSTDIPSNITNMMDARSRIRNRQMHQQLKDDLVEHIWRRFGHGDDNN